One region of Danio rerio strain Tuebingen ecotype United States chromosome 5, GRCz12tu, whole genome shotgun sequence genomic DNA includes:
- the usp39 gene encoding ubiquitin carboxyl-terminal hydrolase 39: MIRGVKRERDFDEDEEEEVRVKVGRGYVEDRRSRHCPYLDTINRSVLDFDFEKLCSISLSHINVYACLICGKYFQGRGQKSHAYIHSVQVAHHVFLNLHTLKFYCLPDNYEIIDSSLEDITYVLKPTFTKQHISGLDKQGKLYRAYDGTTYLPGIVGLNNIKANDYANVVLQALSNVPPLRNYFLEEENYRGIRRPPGDIMFLLVQRFGELMRKLWNPRNFKAHVSPHEMLQAVVLCSKKTFQITKQGDAVDFLSWFLNALHGALGGTKKKSSIITKAFQGSMRIFSKKLPHPDLPPEEKEALLLKEEYQEEMSESTFLYLTLDLPTAPLYKDEKEQLIIPQVPLFNILGKFNGNTEKEYKTYKENFLKRFQLTKLPPYLIFCIKRFTKNNFFVEKNPTIVNFPITNVDLREYLTEEAQVTEKNTTYDLVANVVHDGKPTEGSYRIHVLHHGTGKWYELQDLQVIDILPQMITLSEAYIQIWKRQDKQDGAKSHTGA; encoded by the exons ATGATCAGAGGCGTGAAACGGGAGAGGGATTTtgatgaagatgaagaggaaG AAGTGCGTGTGAAAGTGGGTCGTGGTTATGTTGAAGATCGCAGAAGCCGCCATTGTCCATATCTCGACACAATCAACAG GAGTGTTTTGGATTTTGACTTTGAGAAGCTTTGTtcaatctctctctcacacattaATGTCTACGCCTGTCTGATCTGTGGGAAATATTTCCAGG GTCGAGGTCAGAAGTCTCACGCGTACATCCACAGTGTTCAGGTCGCACACCATGTTTTCCTCAATCTCCACACGTTAAAGTTCTACTGCCTGCCAGACAACTATGAAATCATTGACTCCTCATTGGAGGACATTACA TATGTGCTGAAACCCACGTTCACCAAACAGCACATCTCCGGATTGGATAAGCAGGGAAAGCTGTACAGAGCCTATGACGGCACTACTTACCTGCCGGGAATTGTGGGTCTCAATAATATTAAGGCTAATGACTACGCTAATGTAGTGTTGCAG GCGCTGTCGAACGTGCCACCTTTACGAAATTACTTTCTCGAGGAGGAAAACTACCGTGGCATTCGCCGTCCACCAGGCGACATCATGTTTCTGCTGGTGCAGCGGTTCGGGGAGCTCATGCGCAAACTCTGGAACCCGCGAAACTTTAAAGCCCACGTGTCACCGCATGAGATGCTGCAGGCCGTGGTGTTATGCAGTAAAAAGACCTTTCAGATCACTAAACAAG GTGACGCTGTGGACTTTCTCTCCTGGTTCCTGAATGCATTGCATGGTGCTCTTGGTGGAACAAAGAAGAAATCCT CCATCATCACCAAGGCATTTCAGGGGTCCATGCGAATCTTCTCAAAGAAACTTCCCCATCCAGACTTG CCTCCAGAGGAGAAAGAAGCTCTTCTGCTGAAGGAGGAGTATCAGGAGGAGATGTCGGAGTCCACCTTCCTCTACCTGACCCTGGATCTGCCCACCGCACCGCTTTACAAAGACGAGAAGGAGCAGCTCATCATTCCTCAGGTCCCGCTCTTCAACATCCTGGGAAAGTTCAATGGGAACACAGAGAAG GAGTACAAGACGTACAAAGAGAACTTTCTGAAAAGGTTCCAGCTCACCAAGCTTCCTCCGTACCTCATCTTCTGCATCAAGCGATTCACCAAGAACAACTTCTTCGTGGAGAAGAACCCAACTATCGTCAACTTCCCCATCAC GAATGTTGACCTGCGCGAGTATCTGACAGAAGAGGCTCAGGTCACAGAGAAAAACACCACCTATGACCTGGTGGCCAACGTCGTCCATGATGGAAAACCCACTGAAGGCTCCTACAGGATCCATGTTCTGCATCAC GGCACAGGGAAATGGTATGAGCTTCAGGACCTGCAGGTGATTGACATTCTTCCCCAGATGATCACGCTCTCAGAGGCCTACATACAG ATTTGGAAGAGACAAGATAAGCAAGATGGAGCAAAAAGCCACACAGGAGCATAA